In the genome of Chloroherpetonaceae bacterium, the window ACCAGTGATGGCACCAGTGCTTCGCTTAACCCATCTGTCTCGGTAACTGCGAAAGTGCTCCGTCACCTCAAAGGTGAAAAGGTGCTGGTCTTCAAGAAGAAGCGCCGTAAGCGTTATCGCCGCACACGTGGGCATCGGCAAGATTACACGGAAATTGAGATTCTTTCAATCGCATA includes:
- the rplU gene encoding 50S ribosomal protein L21, with the translated sequence MKALVEISDKQFFVQQGDRLFVPKQKASEGDTLTLSKVLLTSDGTSASLNPSVSVTAKVLRHLKGEKVLVFKKKRRKRYRRTRGHRQDYTEIEILSIA